Part of the Zhongshania aliphaticivorans genome, ATGTCATAAACACACGCTACCAATCACTGATCGAATCACTCTATTCCAAGCCAGTAATAAAGCTCCCTAACCCAAACGCAGCAGGAGAAAATATGATGCAGCACATGAGTTCCCACGATGAAAATTTCTACCCATCGCTATTAACACAAACAGAGTTTGAGCGGCGAGCGCTGTACGACATTGAGTTCATCCAACGCGGCACACAAGGAGCGCTATCCCGTGAGGATTATGTTGCCTTTCTTAGCCAGGCGTATCACCACGTCAAGCACACAGTGCCACTACTGATGGCTTGCGGAAGTCGTTTGACTGCCGAGCAGGAGTGGCTCCGCGTCGCCATTGCTGAATACATTGAGGAAGAAACGGGGCATCAGGAGTGGATTCTCAACGATATTGGAGCCTGTGGAATCGATCCCGACACTGTTCGCTACGGTCAACCGAGCCAGAGCACAGAGCTCATGATTGCCTATGTCTACGACACTATTGCACGCGGTAACCCGGTCGGCTTTTTTGGCATGGTGCTGGTATTGGAGGGCACAAGCATCGCCATAGCTGACAAAGCGGCCGAAGCCATTCAGGAATCGCTGGGGCTCCCAACTCAAGCGTTTAGCTATCTGCGCTCACATGGCGCACTCGATATAGAGCACGTCAATTTTTATAAAGGCTTGATGAACAAAATCGAAAAAATCGAAGATCAACGCGCGATAACGCATTGTGCACAAGTGATCTACAAACTTTACGGCAATATTTTTCGAGAATTGGGCGAAGCCAGCGACATTCACATTGCGGCTTAAGGAGAACGCTATGACAGCACTCACTATTGTATTAACTGGCGCTAGTGGTGGAATAGGTAGCGCGGTCGCTAAAATGATGTCCGCAGCTGGACACCGCTTGATATTGGTTGGCCGTAATCCACAACCCCTTAACGACTTGCGCGACATGCTCGACGGGAGCGCTCGCCACACCACGGTTGTCGCCGATCTGCTCCAGGCGGCAGACCGAAAACGGCTTGTTACACAGTGCAAGCAAGACTGCAGCAAAGTCGATGTGTTGATTAACAACGCTGGAGTATCGCATTTTGGTTTACTGGAAAATATTAGCGACCAAGCGATGGCCGATATGCTTAACACCAACGTACTGGCCCCAGTACTTATTGTTCGCGATCTGTTGCCGCTACTCAGTAGGAGCTCCAATGCTACAATTATTAACATTGGCTCAACTTTTGGCAGCATTGGCTACCCTGGCTTTAGTGGCTATAGCGCCAGTAAGTTCGCGCTGCGTGGTTTTACCGAGGCACTGCGTCGCGAATTGGCGGAGCAATTAATTACAGTGCACTATCTAGCTCCCCGCGCAGTCGATACCCCTATGAACTCCGCATCTGTCAAGGCACTTAATGCCGAGCTAGGGAACGCGATGGACCCACCAGAGATCGTCGCCGCGGCTTGTCACGCGTTATTAAAAGCACGTGATGGTCGGAATCGATACTTGGGCTGGCCCGAACGCTTCTTTGTCAGAATCAACGCATTAATCCCAGCGTTAGTGGACGTTACGCTGCGTAAACAATTGCGCACAATTCAGAAATACAGTCGACCTGAAGCTTAGGAGGGGGCTCATCTTGAAGCACATTTACTTATTATTGATCTATACTCTATTTACTACGCAGTCACTTATCGCTCTCGCTACTGACTCGTCAGTGCAAGCGCTACAATTGCGCTGGGCGCAAATTAGTTATCAGCTTCCTAGCAATGAGCGGGAAGAGGCCTTCGAGGTATTGATCAAAGAAGTTGATGAATTGATATCGGTATATCCCAACAACGCAGAGTTGCGGACATGGCGCGGGATTATCAAGTCGTCAAGCGCTGGAGCCCAGGGCGGGCTGGGGGCGTTGTCATTGGTCAAAGAGGCGAAGCGGGACTTGGAGCGCGCGATAGCAATTGATAGCAAGGTGCTTAACGGAGCTGCCTATACCTCGTTAGGCTCCTTGTACTACCAAGTCCCTGGTTGGCCTATCAGTTTCGGGAATGATAAAAAGGCAAAAGAATATTTGCTCAGAGGGCTGGATATCGCACCTACCGATATAGATGCTAACTACTTTTACGCCGACTTTCTCTACCAGTCAGGGCAGTATACGTCCGCTCTCAGCTATTTGGAGCAAGCGCTGCAAGCGGCACCACGCTTAGGGCGGACACTCGCTGATGAAGGCCGCCGCGCAGAAATACAGACTTTGTTGAAAAAAACTAAAGAGAAAATACAGTAAATCGTGCGACTACTCTTGATAGAAGATGACCAATCATTAGCCAACGGGATGATTACCGCGTTAAAGCGCGGTGGCTATGCTGTGGACCATACCTCTAAAGGGATCGAGGGGCTCAGCCTATTTCGAGCGATTCCCCCAGACCTTCTCATACTTGATTTGGGGCTACCTGATATTTCGGGTATCGAGGTTCTTAAATCACTACGTCAGAACAAGCACGACACGCCGATATTGATACTCACAGCGCGGGATGCGATCGACGAAAAAATTGCAGGGCTCGATGCAGGCGCCGACGATTATATGACCAAGCCATTTGCCGTTGATGAGCTCATGGCTCGACTGCGGGTACTTGGCCGCCGCAATGCACCAGCATTGAGTAGCGAAATCACAGTTGGCGAGCTCTCACTCAATCTTGCCAACCATGAAATTCAGTATCGTGGGGTCACTACTGCCTTGTCACGTCGCGAGTTTTCACTGCTACGTGCATTAGCGGAGCGGCCTGGACAGGTATTTAGCCGCGAACAACTCGAAGAAAAACTTTACAGTTGGGGCGAAGCAGTTAGCAGCAACACTATTGATGTACACATTCACAATTTGCGGAAAAAACTCTCTCAAGAATTAATCAAAAACATTCGCGGCGTGGGTTACACACTAAGGACCAACCCTTGAAATCTATTCGAATATTTTTGTTGGTTGCCGTACTGTCCACCATTATGCTGGTGAACTTTCTCGCGGCACTGCATGGTTACCAGTCAAGCATGCTGGAGGCCGAAAAATTATTCGATCGAAAACTAGCCGATACGGCCAGCTTAATAGAAGCGATCCCAAGAGATACCTACCTTACTAAAATAACGCCCTATACGGGTCAAACTGCATTCCAAAT contains:
- a CDS encoding SDR family oxidoreductase gives rise to the protein MTALTIVLTGASGGIGSAVAKMMSAAGHRLILVGRNPQPLNDLRDMLDGSARHTTVVADLLQAADRKRLVTQCKQDCSKVDVLINNAGVSHFGLLENISDQAMADMLNTNVLAPVLIVRDLLPLLSRSSNATIINIGSTFGSIGYPGFSGYSASKFALRGFTEALRRELAEQLITVHYLAPRAVDTPMNSASVKALNAELGNAMDPPEIVAAACHALLKARDGRNRYLGWPERFFVRINALIPALVDVTLRKQLRTIQKYSRPEA
- a CDS encoding tetratricopeptide repeat protein, with translation MKHIYLLLIYTLFTTQSLIALATDSSVQALQLRWAQISYQLPSNEREEAFEVLIKEVDELISVYPNNAELRTWRGIIKSSSAGAQGGLGALSLVKEAKRDLERAIAIDSKVLNGAAYTSLGSLYYQVPGWPISFGNDKKAKEYLLRGLDIAPTDIDANYFYADFLYQSGQYTSALSYLEQALQAAPRLGRTLADEGRRAEIQTLLKKTKEKIQ
- a CDS encoding response regulator transcription factor; the protein is MRLLLIEDDQSLANGMITALKRGGYAVDHTSKGIEGLSLFRAIPPDLLILDLGLPDISGIEVLKSLRQNKHDTPILILTARDAIDEKIAGLDAGADDYMTKPFAVDELMARLRVLGRRNAPALSSEITVGELSLNLANHEIQYRGVTTALSRREFSLLRALAERPGQVFSREQLEEKLYSWGEAVSSNTIDVHIHNLRKKLSQELIKNIRGVGYTLRTNP